CGGAGAGTTTCAGCGAGGAAGCGATGGTGGATTTTTTCCAGGAGCTGGGCATCGAATACGGCAGCGACGTCAACGCCATCACGACCTTTGACCACACGGCCTACGCGCTCGATTTTCGCGATGCCTCGGAGGAGTTGCTGGGGCGCGGGTTGGACCTGTTTCGCAGTTTTGCCGACGGCGTGTTGTTTACCCCGGAGTCGATCGACAACGAACGCGGTGTGATCCTGAGCGAGCTGCGCGGGCGCGACAGCATCGGCGCGCGGGGGCAACTGGCGTCGATGCAGACGATGTTTGAGGGCCTGAGTTTTCCGAACCGCACGCCGGGTGGTTCGCCGGAGAGCATCGAGTCGCTGCGGCCCGAGCAGTTTCGCGATTTCTACGAGCGCTGCTACCGGCCGGACCTGATGGTGATTGTGGCGGCGGGGGATTTTGATCCGGCGCTGCTCGAGCAGATCATCACCGAGCGTTTTGGTTCGATGAAACCGGCCACGCGGCCGCTGCCGGAGCGGCATACGGGAGCGCTGGCGGAGAGCCGCGGCATGCGCGCGGATGTGTTTCGGATCAGCGACGTGGGCTCGGTGCGCGTCACGACGGCTTCGGTCGCGGCAGAGCCGGCCGGAGCCGACAACAAGGCGGCGCGGGTATTGGGCCAGCAGCGCAGCTTCGTGCAGACGCTGTTGAACAGCCGGCTGCAGATGGGCTTGATGCCGACGCCGGGCGCGGAGGCGGGTTACGAAACTTTGCTCGGTTACGAGGCGGCGATGGCCAGCGTGATGACGGCCGCGCCGGTGTGGAAAACGCATGTCGCGGCCTTGGACGACACGCTGCGCTCGACCTACCAATACGGTTTTGAGTGGTCGGAGGTGCAGCCGCTGCGCGACCGGAATCGGCGCATGATCGAGTTGTTGCGGGAGCAGTTGGCGCATTCCGATCCGCATGGGGTGTGTCAAGCGCTGCTCGACTCCATTGTGGAGCACAAGGTCTTCGTCGGCCGCGAAACGGAAATCAACTGGATGGGCGAGTGGCTGGACGGCTTGAGCTTGGCGCAGGTCAACGCGGTGTATCGCGACCTGTGGAAACTGGACACGATGAGCTGGCACCTGAGCGGCGATCTGCCGGCGGAGTTCAAGGCCGGCGAGGTGCTTACGGAGCTGGGCAAGTCGCGCGACAACGATCCGCGCCAACTGCATCCGAGTGAGCGTGAGGAGCATCACTTCGAGTTGAAGGATTGGGGCGAGGCGACCGAGTGGGAGTTGGTGCGCGACCTCGATGAAGTGGGCGCGAAGCTCTTCAAGTTTGGCAACAACGTGCGCTTCAACTTCCGTCCGTCTCCGCACGAACCCGGAGTGGTGCGCATGGTCGTTCGAGTGGGCCCGGGGCTGCTCAACCTGCCGGGTAACGAACCGGCGCTGAAGGAGTTTGGCCTACAGACCTTGTTCTCCAGCGGCACGATCAACTACGGGCCGGATGACCTGCGCGAAATCATCGGCGAACAGCTGCTGGAGTTTGATCTCAACGTCGATGACTACGACGCGCTGACCTTTCGCGGCGCGGCGCAACGCGAGGACCTCACCGCGTTGCTCGGGGTGGCGACGGAGTTTTTGTATGCGCCGAAATTCGGCACCTACGTGCACCGCAACGAGAAGATGAAGGCGGCGATGACGCGCGCGTCCAACTCGATGGGCATGCAAGAAGGCATGCGCGAATTCACCGACTACCTCTTCGAAGGCGACGCCCGTTTCACCTGGGGCACGATGGTCGACTATCTTGGGCTCAGCTCAGTCGATGTGCGCAAGTGGCTGCAAAAGCCGCTGACGGAAGGCTATGTCGAAGTCACCCTCGTGGGCGACATCAGCGAGGAGGATGCCTTGGCGGCGGTGCAACGCACCCTCGGCCAACTCCCGACGCGCGATGTGGAGAAGGTGGTGCCGCGCAACCGCAAGCCGGTGAAGCTGGCGGCGCGGCCGGGCTTCAAGCGCATCGAGTTTGTGGGCGAGCGTCACCTCGCGATGGTGATGGGCGTTTGGCCGGTCGAGGGCGAACTCGACACGCGGGATCGGGCAGCGCTCTACCTGCTCTCGAAGATCCTGGAGCTGCACGTGCGCGAAGAGATTCGCAACAACCTCGGCATGGCTTACTCGCCGACGGCAAGTTTTGAAAACTACGATGGGTTTCCGGAGTTTGGCCTGCTGCGGGCGATGATCGATTGCTCGGCCGATGAGACCACGAAGATCGCGCGGCTGGTCGAAGACATCGCTTGGGAGATCTCGCGGAAGGGCGTCGACGAAGGTGAGTTCAAGGGCGCTCGCGGTATTCTCTCCAGCCGCATTCGGCGGGCCTTCATGGACAACGGCTTTTTGCTGGAGGAACTCATCCGCGCGCAGGAGCGCCCGGAGTCGGTCGAAGAGATGCTGGCGCTTAAGGAAGGGCTGGTCGACGAGATCACGCTCGAGGAAGTGGACGCGTGGGCGAAGAAGGTGCTCACGCGCCGCAACAGCCGCACCGCGGCGATCGTGCCGAAGCAGTTCATCGGTCTGTTCGAGACGAACTGATCGCTGAGGCGAACGCACGGCGGGGCGCGGCAAACAAAACGCCCACCGGCTGGGGCCGGCGGGCGTCGGGCGCGCGAGACGCGCGAGTGCAGTCCGGTGGTGCCGGTGCACAAAGTGTCGGTGGTGGTGGGAGCGTCAGTCGCGGGCGTTGGCGGTTTCGACCACGGCGCCGGTGATCCAGGCGATGGCCTCGTCGAGTTGACCTTCTTCGAAGGTGCGGAATTCGCCGTCGAGGACCTTGGAGCCGAGTTGCATGGCCCATTTGAACCAGGCTTGGGCGCCGACCACGGCGATGTGTTTGAAGTCGTGGCGATGTTTGTAGCCGAAGCGGGCGTCGTCCCACATGGCACCGAAGTCCCAGCCTTCGAAGTTTTCGTCGAGGTGAAGGACGAGGTTCACTTTGCCCTGTTTGGCGATGGCTTGTTCGATCCGCGGGGCAAAGTCGGATTCGTAGTCACGGGCGCTGAGGATGCCGGTCGCGGAAAAAACGAGGGTGTCCTCGGAGGGGGAGGGGAGTTGGTCAATCATTGGGGTTTGGGGCTTTGAGGTTTGAGGGGGTAGAAAAGCCGGGAAAGGGGGCGGTGGGAGGCACCGCTGGGGAGCGTGCGGGTCAGTTCACGCCGGACGTCTCCAGTTGCCGTTTACGCTCGTAGAGGCGGATCTGGCGGCAGGTGGTCGCGATGAAGCTCTGGAGCATGGCGGTATCGAGGTCTTCGACGGACTTTTTGACGCCAGCCATGTTTTTGACGACCCAGCGCTGCAGCATGGACATGCGGTCAAAATAAAACGCACCGCCCAGACGGGCGGTGGCGAAAGCGTGGGCGCGCAAGCGCAAGGGGTAGGCGGCCTCGAGTTGTTCGGCGGCTTCCTCGTCCTGCTTCATGCAGGAAATAAACAACGCGAGGGGATGGCGCAGCAGGCGATCATGGTAGCGTTCGCAGAACTCGCCGACGGCGGGTTGGATCGCGCCGATGTGGACCGAGCCGCCAATGAGAATCACCCCGGCCCTCGAGAGGTCGGGATGCGGGTGAGTGGACAGGTCGAAGGTCTCAACCGGACCGGGCAACTCGCGGGCGATGCGCTGGGCGCACATCTCGGTGAAACCGTGAGTCGAAGCGTAAACGATGAGCGTGGACATGATCGCATTCTCCTCGCGGAGCGGAGCGCGGACGACCGGGGAAGGGGTTTTCCATGGACAACGGACGTGCTTCGCAGCGCACGTCGAAAAATAGTCCCAAACCGGTCCCCAAGTAAATGCACATTTGGCCAATTGGTGGGCATCCCTTGACCGGCAGGAATTTAGGGCTGCGGTGTCGGATTTGCAAAGGGGCCACGGATCGCACGGATAACCACGGATATGAGCACTGAAGTCGGGGCGGACTGCGCGGTCGCCGCGCAGGTTTTTCCGTAGAAACGCCAGGGGAAAAGCGGCCGAGACGGCCGCTGCTACAGGATGAGGCGGGGTGTAGCCGTGGGCGTGTCGCCCGCGTTCGTTGGAGTGGTGGCAGTCTCTGAGGGCGACCATAACGCGGCGATGCCGCGAAGGCGGGATCGCTGCGCGCCAACGCGGCTACTGTGCGGGCCGTCAGAGGGCCCGGTGTTACGGGGTGGTCGCGAGCTCGAGCACGCGATGGAAGGCGGGCTTGGGCTGACCTTCGCGATCGAAGAGTAATGGGTAATTGGTGCGGCCGCGGGCGGGCCAGTTGTTGAGCCAGGAATCGGCGTCGGTGACGCCCCAGAAGGTGACGCGTTCGATCTTGTCGGCGTGTTTGAGCAGCAGCGCGAAGATCTCGGCGTAGCGGTCGGCGAGGCGTTCCTGTTCGGCGGCGGGCAGGCCATCCGGGAAGGGATTGTTTTCCGGCGTGGCTTGGCGGGCGGCGAGGTCGACGTTGGCGCCATCGGCACCGAAGAACTGGTCGCGGCCGAGGAAGTCGACGTCGAGTTCGGTGATGTGCAGCGGCAGGCCGGTGGAGGCGAGGTGGAGGATGGACTCCTCGATCTCGGTGATGGTCGGACGGTGCATGGACCAGTGGCCCTGCAGGCCGATGCCGTCGATGCGCACGCCCTTGGCTTTGAAGTCTTCAACCATGGCGACGACGCCGGCGCGGCGACCGGGCTCGGTCATGCCGTAGTCGTTGTAGATGAGCTTGGCGTCGGGGAAGAACTCGGCGGCGATGCGGAAGGCCTGTTCCTCGAAGTCGTCGCCGATGATTTGGTTGAACTTGGACTGGCGTTTTGAGCCGTCGCTTTCGATGGACTCGTTGACGACGTCCCAGAGATCGATGGCGTCGCCCCAGCGTTCGGCGTAGAGGCGGGCGCGTTCGCGCATGCGGGCGAGGAGGGCGTCGCGGGAGAGCGGGTTGCCCTCGGCATCTTCGTAAACCCAGTCGGGGGTCTGGCTGTGCCAGAAAAGGCAATGGCCGATGGTGTAGAGGTCATGCGCCTCGGCGAAGTCGATGTAGGGCTGGACGTATTCGTAGTGGTAGACGCCCGGCTCGGGGTTAAAGACGCCCCACTTCATGGCGTTGGCCGAGGTGACGGTGTCGAACTGCTGCGCGGAGATTTGTAGGGCGGGATTGGACAGGTCGCGCAGATACCAGCCGTTGACGGTCGACCCGATGCGGAACTTACCGGCGTAGGCGTCGCGCAGGGTGGTGGCGGGTTGGGTGGCCGTGGCGACCGCGACACCGCCGAGGATTCCGATGGTTCCGGTCAGGCCGCGGATGAGGCGGGCACACCGGTTAGGGGCGCAAAAAAACGGGAGGGTCACAGGGCATGGTTCTGCAGTTGTCCCGGGGCGACAAGTGACGGTCGTGTTATGCGTTAACTGCGGCGCGTGGTCGGGAATCAGAGGTGTTTGGCCAGGAAGGCCTCGATTCGGGAATAGAGTGCGTCGAGGTTGCGCAGTTGCTCCATGCCGTGTCCTTCACCGCCGGCGAACAGGACCTCGTGAGGGATGTGGTTTTTTTCCAGTTCATCGACCAGGTGTTTCGATTGGCGGATGGAGACTACGGTATCCTTTTTGCCGTGGGCGACGAAGACGGGGATCTTGATCTGGTCGATCCGATTGAGCGGGGAGATCGCTTCCAGGTCCGCGCTAGTGGCCGAGGCCTCGAGGAGGTTGCGGCGCAGCACCTGATAACGAGCATCCTCGAAGCGAAAACGCTGCATGTCGTCGATCAACTCCTGCCAATCGAAAACGCCGGCGTTGCTGATGGCGCAACGATACAGGTCGGGCTCCTGCGTGGCGCCGGTGAGGGCCAGGTAGCCGCCGAACGAGGAGCCCATGATGGCGATTCGGTCGGGATCGATGAGACTCATCTTGCGCAGGGCCTTCACGCCATCGGTGACATCGTGGTGCATCTTGGCGAAGTCCCAGGTGTCACCGGGGAATTTCCAATCGTAGCCGGTGGAGCCGCGGTAGTTGGGTTGGAAGACGGCGTAGCCGCGGCTGGCGAGGAACTGGACCTCGGGATCCCAGCCCCAGATATCGTTGGCCCAGGGACCGCCGTGCGGCAGGACGACCAGGGGCACCGGATTGGCCTCGGAGGCGGCGGGCGGGATGGTGAGGAACCCTTCCAGTTTCACGCCGTCGCGGGCTTTGAACTGGATGATGTGCATGGGCGCACTGCGATCGGGATCAATCCAGGGCGCGCTCTGTTTCAGCAAGCCGAGCGACTTCTTTTTCAGGTCGAGCACGTGAAAGATCGGAGGCTGCTTGTCGGAATAGGAGGCGAGGATGAAGTGACGTCCCTCCTCGTCCATGTCGACGATCAGCACGATTTGCCGGGGCAGGCTCTGTTCCACCATGGCCTGCACCTGTCGCATGGTCTCGTCGAACCAGACCGTGCGGGTGGCGACGCTGTCGATCCGCAATCCGATCATGCGCCGTGAGCGGGGATCTCGGATGATGGACGCGGATTCGGGGTCGTAGGCGTCATCCTGATACACCATTTCACCGAGTTGGCCCGAGCGGGCGTCGAAGCGGTGCAGGGCGCGCGGCGAGCCCGCTTGGGTGGGCCCCATGACGATCAGCTCCCCGGGGTCATCGCCGGCGCCGATGATGTAGATCTCATCGAGATCGGCAGGGCTTTCGTGCCACTCGTCCTGCTCGAGATAGTGCAGCGTGAACCTGCCGCCTGAGGCTGTGGTGGCAAAGGCGAGTTCGCCCAAACGATCGGTGAAATAGGACGTGACGACCGGTCCGGGGGCTTTGGGAAACGTGCGTTTGACGGTGGCCTGGATGCCGTAGGTCGAGAGCGGGTCGTTATTGGATTGGAAGCCGGTGCCCCCGAGGACGTGTTCCTCGCGGCGGGAGCGGATGCCGACGCGGGTGTTGATCTGCACCACGCCGTAGTCGCGACCATCATCGTAGGCGTTGCGCCGGACCCACACGAGCGGGAAGTCGGGCGTCTCGAGGGGGAGGCCGATGATTTGGCAGGCGCTGTTCTGCTCGACGGAGAAGGACTTCCCGCTGGGCTCGGCAATGTAGAGACCGGAGGCGTAGAGGTTGTCCTCCACCACCGTGAGCAGAACACGTTTGTCGTTGAGCCAGACATAGCTGGCGACGTCGCGGTTGGCCGACGGGGTGACGGTTTTGATTTTATTCTTCTCCAGCTCGACGAAGAGCAGGCCTTTGCGGTCGGCCGACATGGGCACAACCGCGGCGACGTGGGTGCCCTTGCCGTTCAGGGCTGGCTGGGAAAACAGCCAGGGGCGGAAGAAGTCAGTGACCGGAATCGGTTGGTCGGCGGGGACCGGGGTGGCGCGTTCCGTGGGGTCGTCGGCGCCGTGGACGGCGGCGAATCCGCCGGCGAGAACTGCGATGAGGAGCGTGAGGGAACGCTGGCGAAGCGCGGACCTGACGGGGCGAATGGTTGCGGGCATGAAGCGGGGGAGGGTGAGATGACGGCCAGTCGATCACGTTCGACGAAGCCGGAGGCAGCAGGGGCGCGCAACACCATTGGCATCCCGGATATTGTCAGGGACTGCTCTGCACTGGAGCGAAGGGTTTCCCGTCGTTGAGGGGGAAGACGAGTGGGGTGACGGTGACGGCGTCGCCGTCGGGGCTGAAGTGGAGGGCGAGCTCGGGGGTGTAGGTGGTCTCAGGGAGGCTGAAACGCACGGTGAAGGTGTTTTCGTCGGTCCACGCTCCGGCGGCGCCGACGTCCTGCGCGGTGCCGGGCATGGGACGGTTTTCGAGCACTTGGAAGGCGCCGGTGCGGCCGGTCAGCCAGCGGTCGTAACCGACGGCGAGCGTGTGCGTTTCACCATCCACGGTGCCGTGGAAGGTGGCCTGGTCTTGTCCAAACTCGATGGATACAGCGCTGAAGCGGGAGGCGTTGGCGGGCAGCTGGTAGGTGCGGCCGCTGACGGTGGCGGCGAGAGGCGAGGTGGCGGCGCCGGCGGGACGGTCGTAGCTGAGGTGACTCAGGCGTTCGGCGAGGGCGGCGGCGGCGGTGTTGTCGGCGGGCAGCGGCACAGGCGCGAGGCCGGGCAGGAGGTGTTTCCAGACGGCTTTCATGACGCCGCCCATGTCGTTGGTGCCGGACGTGATGGCGACGACGGCGTCGTATTGGGGCATGACGATACAGAACTGACCGAAGCGACCGTCGCCGCGGTAGAAGCCGGGGATGCAGCGCCAGAATTGGTAACCATAACCCTGGTCCCAATCGCTTTCGGGGTTGCTGCCGTTGGAGGACTGTTTGCGAGTGGCGGCCGCGACGTAGTCGGCGGGCAGGAGGCGTTGGGCGTTCCACTCGCCTTGCTGCAGGTAGAGTTGGCCGAGCTTGGCGATGTCTTCAGTGGTGGCGCGCATACCGAAGCCGCCGAAGGCCACGCCGTCTTTGCTCTGGTCCCAGTGCGGGGTGTTGATCCCGAGTGGTTCAAACAGGCGCGGCGTGAGGTAGTCGATGAGGCTCTCGCCGGTCGTTTTTTCCACGGCGGCGGCGAGCACGTAGGAGGCGGGAGTATTGTAGAGGAAGTGGGTGCCGGGTTTGTGGGCGACGGGCAGGTGCAGGAAGTCGTTCACGAGCGTGGTGTCGGCGGTGCCGGCCCAAGAGAATTTACTTAGGTCCTCGTCGTGGTGGCCGGTGTTCATGGCGAGCAGATCGCGCACGCGCATGTTGCGGAGGTGGTCGGACGGCTCGGCGGGCGCCTCGGCGGGGAACAGTTCGATTATGGGCGTGTTGAGCGTGAAGTGCCCCTCGGCGATGGCCATGCCCACGGCGGTGGAGGTGAAGCTCTTGGAGAGGGAAAAGAACATGTGCTGGGCGTCGGCGTGGTGAGGCGTCCACCAGCCCTCGGCGACCACCTGACCGTGGCGCACGAGCATGAAGCTGTGCAGCGCGTCGATGTTGGCGTCGACGTCGTCGATGAAGGCTTGAATGGCCGCCGACGAAACACCCTGCGCTTCGGGCGAGCCGCTGCGCGGGAGGGAGGATTCGGCACGAGCGAGGGGGCTAAGCAAGGTGCCGAGGAGCATGAGCATGGAGAACGCAGCGACGCGGCGTCCGAGGGGCAGAGAGGTCATGATGAGGCGGGGTGGAGGTGAAGCCGGGGTAGGTGAAAAACGTCGGTCGCATGACCGGGGGAAGCGAGGGATGGCAGGCTGACCGTTGACCCCAGAAACGCGCTGGAGCTGGAGGTTGCGCGCCGCGGGTTTTTGGGCCAAGGGTGGAGTCGATGGGGTTCTGGCGAAACAGACTGATGCTGGGGACACTCGGAGTCGTGCTCGCAGGGACGAGTTGTCGGGCGGACGACGGCGAGGTCGGATCGTTGCCCGCGGGGTTTGTGCGTCTGGCGGAGGTCGCGCCGACCGTGCAGCAGGAGCCGCGTTATGCGACGGCGGATAATTTTGTGGGGGAGCCCATTCACGGGTATGAGGCGCCGACTGTGGTTTTGACCGTGCCCGCGGCACAGTCGTTGCGCGCGGTGCAACAGGCGCTGTTGGAGCAGGGACTGAGTCTAAAGGTGTTCGATGCATACCGGCCGCAACGGGCGGTGTTGCACTTCGTGCGCTGGGCGCGGGATGAAGATGATCAGCGGACGAAGGCGACGTATTATCCGGACGTGCCGAAAGCGGAGTTGTTTGAACGAGGTTACATCGCGCTGGAATCGGGCCACTCGCGAGGGAGCACGGTGGACGTGTCCTTGCTGCGACGGGTAGCCGACGGCACATGGCAGGAGCTACCGATGGGCACGCCGTTTGATTTTTTTGGGCCGGAGTCTGCCAGCAGCTCGGAGGCGGTTTCGGCCGAGGCGCAGGCCAACCGAAAGCGACTGCGCGCCGTCATGGAAAAACACGGCTGGATTGCCTACGAGGCGGAGTGGTGGCACTTTACCCTGCGCGACGAGCCGTATCCGGAAACCTACTTCGATTTTGTGGTGCGGTAGCGTAGTGTGTTCGCACGCGCCCTGCTTTCGCCAACCTGCAGACCTCCCGAAATTGCCATGCCTACCCTGACTCGACTCTTCCGTTTTGCCGCCGCTACTGTGCTCTCCATCGCCACCTTGTCCGCTCAGGAGCCCGGCGAATGGGCCGACGAGATCATCAAAGCGCTCGACCGCAAACATCCGATTCCGGCCATCGGCGTCACCAGCCGCAATCCGACCGAATACATGGGTTACCGGGTGCAGCGTGAGTTGGTGAAGAAGTTGGTCGAAGCCGGTGACGAAGTCGTCGGGCACAAAGCCGGGGCGACGTCGGAGGCGGCGCAGGTGAAATTTGGGTTATTGGAGCCGGTGGCCGGGGAGCTCTTGAAGTCACACCTGAAAAATACCGCGACCTTTGTGAGCCTGCGCGGCAAGGACGGGGTGATGATCGAAATGGAGATCGGGTTTGTGCTGAAGCTCACCATCCGCGAAGCGCCGGCCAATGTGGAGGAGCTGAAGGAGTATGTGCGCGAAATCGTGCCGGTGGTGGAGTTGCCCAATGTGGATTTCACCGAGGAGCGGATCACGCCGGCGGATCTCATCGGCAGTAATGTGGCGGCCTCGACGGTGGTGGTGGGGCGCCCCAAGCGAGTGGGCTTGGTCGACTTGAACGATGTTGCAGTGACCTTGGAACGCGGTGGCGAAGAAATTGCCACGGGCGTCGGCAGCGATGTGATGGGCGACCCATGGGAGGCGTTGCTATGGCTGGTGCGCCAACGCCTGCGCGAAGGTTACGAAGTGAAGCGCAATGACCTGTTGATCACGGGCGCGATGGGGCAGGTGGTGTCGGCCAAGGCCGGACGTTACGTGGCCGATTTTGGCAAGCTGGGCCGCGTGACGTTCTCGATGCGCTGAAGCGGCGAGTCGAGCGCGCGGAGAGGCAGAGCGTGTCGGGCGTGAAGCCCGACCCACGGCAAAGCTCCGCATCCAAATTTGTGGGTCGGGCTTTATGCCCGACGGCGTTATTCGGGCTGCTCGGTTTCGTTGCCGGCGAGAATGTGTTCGAGCAATCGGTCGACGTAACCGCCGTAGCGCGGGTGCGGCAGATCCGTGGACTCGCGCGGATAGGTTTTGAGCAGCGGGTGGAGCGGAGAGGCAATGGGGCCGAGTTGGTCGATGACCTGCAGGGCCGAGACCGCGGCGAAGTGATCGTGGGTGGGATCGGCGAAGGCACCGAGGTGTTCGAGCGCGAGGGCGCGGTCGTTGCGGTTGCCGCGGTGGACGAGGAGCTCGGCGGCGGCGATGGCGACCTCGGGCGACGGGTCATCGAGCATGTTCCGCAGATGGGGGACGTGATCGTAAGCGACCGACGGGTGCTGCAGGCCGAGATGGCGCAGCGTCCAGTAACGCACCGCGGAGTCGTTGTCCTGTAGTTGGCGTTCCACTACGGCGGTAGGAAGCGGCGGGCCGAGGGTGGCACGACCGGCGACGGTGGCGAGGCGGTGCACGTCGTAGTGGCCGGACTCGCGGGCCCAGTCGTAGGGCGACGTGTCGCCGGCCCGGCATTTGATTTCGCCTTCGGGCAGGAAGCCGAGGTCCCGGGTGGCGATGAGGTGTTGAAAGAGCGCGGAAGAGAGCCGGTCTTTGGTCGCGACGTGGGCCGGATCGTTGGCGAGGTTGTGGATCTCGAGTGGATCGGTGTGGAGGTCGTAGAGTTCTTCGGGCGGGGTGGGCTCCCAGAAGGCAGCTTGGGCGGCGTTGAGTTCGCCGGCCTGCCATTGTTCAAACCACAGGCGGGTGGTCGGGGTCTGAAATTGGTA
This portion of the Actomonas aquatica genome encodes:
- a CDS encoding 2-keto-4-pentenoate hydratase, with amino-acid sequence MPTLTRLFRFAAATVLSIATLSAQEPGEWADEIIKALDRKHPIPAIGVTSRNPTEYMGYRVQRELVKKLVEAGDEVVGHKAGATSEAAQVKFGLLEPVAGELLKSHLKNTATFVSLRGKDGVMIEMEIGFVLKLTIREAPANVEELKEYVREIVPVVELPNVDFTEERITPADLIGSNVAASTVVVGRPKRVGLVDLNDVAVTLERGGEEIATGVGSDVMGDPWEALLWLVRQRLREGYEVKRNDLLITGAMGQVVSAKAGRYVADFGKLGRVTFSMR
- a CDS encoding alpha/beta hydrolase family protein, with the translated sequence MPATIRPVRSALRQRSLTLLIAVLAGGFAAVHGADDPTERATPVPADQPIPVTDFFRPWLFSQPALNGKGTHVAAVVPMSADRKGLLFVELEKNKIKTVTPSANRDVASYVWLNDKRVLLTVVEDNLYASGLYIAEPSGKSFSVEQNSACQIIGLPLETPDFPLVWVRRNAYDDGRDYGVVQINTRVGIRSRREEHVLGGTGFQSNNDPLSTYGIQATVKRTFPKAPGPVVTSYFTDRLGELAFATTASGGRFTLHYLEQDEWHESPADLDEIYIIGAGDDPGELIVMGPTQAGSPRALHRFDARSGQLGEMVYQDDAYDPESASIIRDPRSRRMIGLRIDSVATRTVWFDETMRQVQAMVEQSLPRQIVLIVDMDEEGRHFILASYSDKQPPIFHVLDLKKKSLGLLKQSAPWIDPDRSAPMHIIQFKARDGVKLEGFLTIPPAASEANPVPLVVLPHGGPWANDIWGWDPEVQFLASRGYAVFQPNYRGSTGYDWKFPGDTWDFAKMHHDVTDGVKALRKMSLIDPDRIAIMGSSFGGYLALTGATQEPDLYRCAISNAGVFDWQELIDDMQRFRFEDARYQVLRRNLLEASATSADLEAISPLNRIDQIKIPVFVAHGKKDTVVSIRQSKHLVDELEKNHIPHEVLFAGGEGHGMEQLRNLDALYSRIEAFLAKHL
- a CDS encoding flavodoxin domain-containing protein, which translates into the protein MSTLIVYASTHGFTEMCAQRIARELPGPVETFDLSTHPHPDLSRAGVILIGGSVHIGAIQPAVGEFCERYHDRLLRHPLALFISCMKQDEEAAEQLEAAYPLRLRAHAFATARLGGAFYFDRMSMLQRWVVKNMAGVKKSVEDLDTAMLQSFIATTCRQIRLYERKRQLETSGVN
- a CDS encoding serine hydrolase domain-containing protein, which codes for MTSLPLGRRVAAFSMLMLLGTLLSPLARAESSLPRSGSPEAQGVSSAAIQAFIDDVDANIDALHSFMLVRHGQVVAEGWWTPHHADAQHMFFSLSKSFTSTAVGMAIAEGHFTLNTPIIELFPAEAPAEPSDHLRNMRVRDLLAMNTGHHDEDLSKFSWAGTADTTLVNDFLHLPVAHKPGTHFLYNTPASYVLAAAVEKTTGESLIDYLTPRLFEPLGINTPHWDQSKDGVAFGGFGMRATTEDIAKLGQLYLQQGEWNAQRLLPADYVAAATRKQSSNGSNPESDWDQGYGYQFWRCIPGFYRGDGRFGQFCIVMPQYDAVVAITSGTNDMGGVMKAVWKHLLPGLAPVPLPADNTAAAALAERLSHLSYDRPAGAATSPLAATVSGRTYQLPANASRFSAVSIEFGQDQATFHGTVDGETHTLAVGYDRWLTGRTGAFQVLENRPMPGTAQDVGAAGAWTDENTFTVRFSLPETTYTPELALHFSPDGDAVTVTPLVFPLNDGKPFAPVQSSP
- a CDS encoding M16 family metallopeptidase yields the protein MLFTPCLRRFWQLAWWVAATALLAIGLQAQSAARSGRWAHEDSALTPDARVVWGKLPNGVRYALRPHDAVPQAATLQFLVLSGSMDERDDERGLAHFIEHMCFRGTESFSEEAMVDFFQELGIEYGSDVNAITTFDHTAYALDFRDASEELLGRGLDLFRSFADGVLFTPESIDNERGVILSELRGRDSIGARGQLASMQTMFEGLSFPNRTPGGSPESIESLRPEQFRDFYERCYRPDLMVIVAAGDFDPALLEQIITERFGSMKPATRPLPERHTGALAESRGMRADVFRISDVGSVRVTTASVAAEPAGADNKAARVLGQQRSFVQTLLNSRLQMGLMPTPGAEAGYETLLGYEAAMASVMTAAPVWKTHVAALDDTLRSTYQYGFEWSEVQPLRDRNRRMIELLREQLAHSDPHGVCQALLDSIVEHKVFVGRETEINWMGEWLDGLSLAQVNAVYRDLWKLDTMSWHLSGDLPAEFKAGEVLTELGKSRDNDPRQLHPSEREEHHFELKDWGEATEWELVRDLDEVGAKLFKFGNNVRFNFRPSPHEPGVVRMVVRVGPGLLNLPGNEPALKEFGLQTLFSSGTINYGPDDLREIIGEQLLEFDLNVDDYDALTFRGAAQREDLTALLGVATEFLYAPKFGTYVHRNEKMKAAMTRASNSMGMQEGMREFTDYLFEGDARFTWGTMVDYLGLSSVDVRKWLQKPLTEGYVEVTLVGDISEEDALAAVQRTLGQLPTRDVEKVVPRNRKPVKLAARPGFKRIEFVGERHLAMVMGVWPVEGELDTRDRAALYLLSKILELHVREEIRNNLGMAYSPTASFENYDGFPEFGLLRAMIDCSADETTKIARLVEDIAWEISRKGVDEGEFKGARGILSSRIRRAFMDNGFLLEELIRAQERPESVEEMLALKEGLVDEITLEEVDAWAKKVLTRRNSRTAAIVPKQFIGLFETN
- a CDS encoding endo-1,4-beta-xylanase — encoded protein: MTLPFFCAPNRCARLIRGLTGTIGILGGVAVATATQPATTLRDAYAGKFRIGSTVNGWYLRDLSNPALQISAQQFDTVTSANAMKWGVFNPEPGVYHYEYVQPYIDFAEAHDLYTIGHCLFWHSQTPDWVYEDAEGNPLSRDALLARMRERARLYAERWGDAIDLWDVVNESIESDGSKRQSKFNQIIGDDFEEQAFRIAAEFFPDAKLIYNDYGMTEPGRRAGVVAMVEDFKAKGVRIDGIGLQGHWSMHRPTITEIEESILHLASTGLPLHITELDVDFLGRDQFFGADGANVDLAARQATPENNPFPDGLPAAEQERLADRYAEIFALLLKHADKIERVTFWGVTDADSWLNNWPARGRTNYPLLFDREGQPKPAFHRVLELATTP
- a CDS encoding M15 family metallopeptidase — translated: MLGTLGVVLAGTSCRADDGEVGSLPAGFVRLAEVAPTVQQEPRYATADNFVGEPIHGYEAPTVVLTVPAAQSLRAVQQALLEQGLSLKVFDAYRPQRAVLHFVRWARDEDDQRTKATYYPDVPKAELFERGYIALESGHSRGSTVDVSLLRRVADGTWQELPMGTPFDFFGPESASSSEAVSAEAQANRKRLRAVMEKHGWIAYEAEWWHFTLRDEPYPETYFDFVVR
- a CDS encoding STAS/SEC14 domain-containing protein, translating into MIDQLPSPSEDTLVFSATGILSARDYESDFAPRIEQAIAKQGKVNLVLHLDENFEGWDFGAMWDDARFGYKHRHDFKHIAVVGAQAWFKWAMQLGSKVLDGEFRTFEEGQLDEAIAWITGAVVETANARD